AAAAGCAGATAACCCTACATCTAAACCAATTGTTTTATTGGTTGGTTCAGATTGAATCTTAACGTCAATTGAAATCAGAAATTGGCAATAGTAGCCGTCTGCACGTCTAACTAATCTCACTCGTTTACTCTTTTGATTCTTTGATTCGGAATCCTCAAAACGTGCTATAGTAGAAAGGTTGTCTAAAAATCACACATTCAGGGATTCGGGTGTTTCTAGGGTCTGTATCCCTAGCGAATACGCCTGGATGGAGGATTAACCCGAATTAGGAGTTATGACGAATGGCCGTTATTAGTTTGGCAGAAATGCTGGAGTCTGGAGTTCATTTTGGACATCAGACTCGCCGTTGGAACCCAAAAATGTCTCCTTATATCTACACAGAGCGTAATGGGGTTCATATTATTGATTTGGTTCAAACCGCAGAACTGATGGAGGAAGCTTATGATTATGTCAGAAGTTCCTCTGAACAAGGGAAAAAGTTTTTGTTTGTGGGAACCAAACGCCAAGCGGCTGGAATTATTGCTCAGGAAGCAGCACGCTGTGGTGGATATTATGTTAACCAACGCTGGTTAGGGGGAATGCTCACCAACTGGGCTACCATTAAAACTCGGGTTGAACGTCTGAAAACTTTAGAAGACCGAGATAAAAGTGGTTATTTTGATTATCTTCCTAAAAAAGAAGCCTCGGTTTTACGTCGAGAATTGACAAAATTGCGGAAATATTTAGGCGGAATTAAAGCGATGCGTCGCGTTCCCGATGTGGTGATTTTAGTTGACCAACGCCGGGAATATAACGCCGTGATGGAATGTCGCAAATTAGATATTCCCATTGTGTCTTTATTAGATACCAATTGTGATCCTGATTTAGCCGATATTCATATTCCTGCTAATGATGACGCTATTCGTTCAATTAAATTGATTGTCGGTAAATTAGCCGATGCAATTTATGAAGGACGTCATGGTCAATTAGATGCTGGCATCGCTGAATACGATGACGAGGTTTATGAAGACGAGTATGAAGATGATGAAGAAATCGAGGATCTCGATGATTTAGATTCCGATAGCGATTCGGAAGAGTAAAACCGTTCTCAGGAGTCTGCTTAAAGGTTAAATCTTAAGGAAATAATCAAGAACTGACTCCTGAACTGAAATCATGCTTCAGACAGTTGAAACCTAGATTCATTTGTTATAATTTCTTTGATAGATGGGTCGTGGCGATCGGCAAATATTAACGAAATCACACTAGGAAAAGATGGCGGAAATTTCAGCAAAACTGGTTAAGGAACTGCGCGATAAAACAGGCGCAGGGATGATGGACTGCAAGAAAGCCCTGGCAGAAAATGATGGAGATATTACTAAATCCATCGAATGGTTACGTCAAAAAGGGATTAGTTCTGCGGATAAAAAAAATGCTCGCAGTGCCACTGAAGGCTTAGTGGGAAGTTATATTCACACGGGCGGACGGGTTGGCGTCATGGTTGAAGTCAACTGTGAAACTGACTTTGTGGCCCGTCGGGATGAATTTAAAACATTAGTACAAAATATTGCCATGCAAATTGCGGCTTGTCCTAATGTGGAGTATGTTGGCGTGGCGGATATTCCTGAATCAATTGTCGCTAAAGAAAAAGAAATTGAAATGAAGCGGGATGATTTAGGCAATAAACCCGACAATATTAAGGAAAAAATTGTTCAAGGTCGCATTGACAAACGCCTTCAAGAAATGGCTTTATTAGATCAACCTTATATCCGTGATCAAAATATTACGGTGGCTGAGTTGGTTAAACAAAGCATTGCTCTGTTAGGGGAAAATATTAAAATTCGTCGCTTTGCTCGGTTTGTTCTGGGTGAAGGCTTGGAGAAAGAAGAGAAGAATTTTGCAGATGAAGTGGCGGAACAAATGGGTAAAGCCTAAAGTTTCTCCTCAAGTCAATGAATCATTAAGACTCCGATCTGATAGAATTTCAATAGAAGATCGGAGTCCATTAATTCGTAATTCGTAATTCTTAATTCTTAATTCGTTTATGGCTGGATCAATAAATCGAATTGAGCAGGATATCGCGACTTTGGAAGAAGCGATCGCTAAACTCGCCCAGGAATTTCATCAAGGGTATGAGGTGTATTTGATGGCTCTGGGGCAGGGAGTTCGTCAACAGTTGATTTTGGCGAGTTATTACCTCTGTACTCAAACCTATCCTGAAGCCTTTTTAAAGTTATCCGTTTCAGAACGACAAAAATTACAACAGGGACTCAGAAATTTAGCCCAACAAATGCAAAAGGCTCTGTGTCAGTCTCTACAAATACCCGCGCCTGTTGAGGTTCCAGGCTTAGAATTAGAGGCAGAAGAGTCAGAAGAGGCAGAAGGAAAGCTGGAATTAGAGACTGATTTTGAAATTTCTCCAATTCGTAAACCCTTAACACCTGAGCGTTTATCCGCTTGGCAAGAAAGGATTGAAACCGGAATTATTCAACTCTTGAAGTTGTTATCGAAGGATGCCAATCTGTTATTACAACGTTCCGGGCTATTACCCCAAAAGTTACCGGAAGCTGTTTTGGAAGTGGCATCTAAGGCTGAAGCCTCTAGCGACGGGATTGCAGGGCCTCCAAATTTGCTCCAGATTATGATTGAAACGGAGGATGATGAGGATTCTCAAACCTCAATGGTGACGAAATTAACGGCGATTCATCTGCGGTTGGGAGAAATTGAGTTTGCTGATGCTCATGTGATGGCCCGACGGCATCAACTTCGTCATTTGTCGGGACAGTTGAGTGGTCTTCGTCGGGAGTATCATAAAAAGTTGCGCGAAAGGGCGATTGTTCAAGCAGAATCAGCTTGGAGAGCCAGTTGGTATGAGGATTAAAAAAGGCTGGAATACCGATGAATTAAGCTTGATGTAAGTTTGTTGTTTAAAAAATCAAGAGTATGTGCGAAGAACCCCCAGTAGCATTTGATAAAATTTTAACATGGGTGATTGCTTCGTGTCAACATAGCTCAAAATTTTGTCTCTATTTTCCTAAAATCTGAGGAGAGTCGAAAACAGAGTAACGCCGTAATACTGATAGATAGGAGATTCGTTTGGCAAATTGCTTAAATAATCAACTTTTGAGTTAAACTTATTTAAGGTGCATTTGCTAAAATTCTAGCAAAATCGATTTATTATTGTCAACCCCCTCTATAATTGCCTGGAGTTACTGTTATCAAAAACCGCCACTTAAGCCGTTTAATCAACACAATATTAAAGAAAAGAAAGGTTTGTTAACCGCAAAATAATATATATTATAATAAGTTAGAGTCAGTCTCAAAAACAGGGTAACTAGGAACTGAGATTAAGATGAAATCTGATCAACCGGACTGGTGGAGATTTAGTAAAGCGTTATCCGTTGAAGCCGAACGGGGTTTTACGAATTTGCAGGGGAATCAATATCAGTTCCATGAATTTTTTTATGTGAGTTTAAAG
This genomic stretch from Planktothrix sp. FACHB-1365 harbors:
- the rpsB gene encoding 30S ribosomal protein S2, producing MAVISLAEMLESGVHFGHQTRRWNPKMSPYIYTERNGVHIIDLVQTAELMEEAYDYVRSSSEQGKKFLFVGTKRQAAGIIAQEAARCGGYYVNQRWLGGMLTNWATIKTRVERLKTLEDRDKSGYFDYLPKKEASVLRRELTKLRKYLGGIKAMRRVPDVVILVDQRREYNAVMECRKLDIPIVSLLDTNCDPDLADIHIPANDDAIRSIKLIVGKLADAIYEGRHGQLDAGIAEYDDEVYEDEYEDDEEIEDLDDLDSDSDSEE
- the tsf gene encoding translation elongation factor Ts produces the protein MAEISAKLVKELRDKTGAGMMDCKKALAENDGDITKSIEWLRQKGISSADKKNARSATEGLVGSYIHTGGRVGVMVEVNCETDFVARRDEFKTLVQNIAMQIAACPNVEYVGVADIPESIVAKEKEIEMKRDDLGNKPDNIKEKIVQGRIDKRLQEMALLDQPYIRDQNITVAELVKQSIALLGENIKIRRFARFVLGEGLEKEEKNFADEVAEQMGKA